One Cuculus canorus isolate bCucCan1 chromosome 1, bCucCan1.pri, whole genome shotgun sequence DNA segment encodes these proteins:
- the STX19 gene encoding syntaxin-19 encodes MKDRLQELKLRAKELQIAGENSGATVQEEGEEEFEQQAIIYEKEPITERHLHEIQKLQNEINNLVEEVHKFSQQQKSLLSSMRRFSVLKKESNIAREIKIQAEHIRKCLDELSKTVKKAENDHGPSRATVRILASQHAFLSHRYLNAMLSYNDAITAKQEKCRRFIVRQLEVAGKEVPEEEVNDMLQQGKWEIFNENLLTEVKITKAQLSEIEQRHKELVNLENQVKDLKELFIQISVLVEEQGDMINNIEISMNNTQEYTQVSKEKFGLAVKYRKRNPCKALCCWCCPCCK; translated from the coding sequence ATGAAAGACCGCCTCCAGGAGCTTAAACTAAGAGCTAAGGAACTACAGATAGCTGGAGAAAACAGTGGTGCAACTGTACAAGAAGAAGGTGAGGAGGAGTTTGAACAGCAGGCCATTATTTATGAAAAGGAGCCAATAACTGAAAGGCACTTGCATGAAATCCAGAAGCTTCAGAATGAAATCAATAATTTGGTGGAAGAAGTTCATAAATTCagtcaacaacaaaaaagcctaCTATCTTCAATGAGAAGATTCAGTGTTCTGAAAAAGGAATCTAACAtagcaagagaaataaaaattcaagcAGAGCACATACGAAAATGTTTGGATGAACTGtctaaaacagtgaaaaaagctgaaaatgatcATGGGCCATCACGTGCTACAGTAAGAATTCTAGCTTCCCAGCATGCTTTCTTATCCCATCGTTACCTAAATGCTATGCTCTCATACAATGACGCTATAACTGCTAAgcaagagaaatgcagaagattCATTGTCCGTCAGCTTGAAGTAGCTGGTAAAGAGGTACCTGAGGAAGAAGTCAACGACATGCTCCAACAAGGAAAATGGGAGATTTTCAATGAAAATCTGCTTACTGAAGTCAAAATTACCAAAGCTCAGCTTTCAGAGATTGAACAGAGACACAAAGAACTAGTAAATCTAGAGAACCAGGTCAAAGACTTAAAGGAACTTTTTATCCAGATATCAGTTCTGGTGGAGGAGCAAGGGGATATGATCAACAACATTGAAATCAGTATGAACAACACTCAAGAATACACTCAAGTATCTAAAGAAAAATTTGGGCTTGCAGTTAAGTACCGAAAAAGAAACCCTTGCAAAGCACTATGCTGCTGGTGTTGTCCATGctgcaaataa